The genomic DNA TATTCTAATTCTATCTCTTATAATTAATCTATTATCAATAGCTTTATAAGTTTCTGTGCTATCCTCTCCACATTTCTTGCATTTCCAAGTAACTTTTGGTGGATTACTCATCAATACATAATCACTCCTTTTCGTAAATAAAAAGCATGCTATAAGCACGCTTTGGTTTGTTTTAAAAGCCGTATTTTGTTCAAAAATCTAAAATTATATAGATCTAATCTTCATTTTCTTGAATAGTTATCTTTACTTTCTTACCATGGAATTTTGAAGTTAAATCATATAAAACTTGATTAGTCGATTCATCATATAAATCGATATAAGGTCTATCGTTACCATAATAGTCTGTAACATTAATCGCCTCAATCGTACCAGTAATACATTCAATCATCTAAACACCTCCTAAAACTAAGTCAACAAAATATTCATTTACCTTTTCATGTTCATTACCACTATGATTTAAATGTTTAAACTCAGTAAAAAATTTAATTAATACTTTCCGAACTACTTTATCTAAATCATCACTAATAACAGGGAGATTGTTATTATGCCTCTTAGATATGTTTGAGCCGTGTACATAACTAGATCTAACACTATAGGAGTCTTTCACAATTTTAAAGTTACTACTTCTTTCTTCTTTTGTCCCACCAAGAAATACTGCAGTTCGTTCAGGCGTCTTATATGTATTAGAATCACTAACAACAAATAAATTCTCTAATACACTTATATAAGAAGCAATTTTAGCTGGAAGGAACGATGTGCTTCTGGCTTGTTCCAAATAACTTAAGGCCCTTTTAAAACTATTTGTATTATGGCTGACGTCAGAACTCAAATTGTTATAAGTATTATATTTTCTTGCTTCCGTCTCATCTACCTCTGTAAAGTAGTATTCTGATAAAAATTCAAACCACTCATTTGCTTTTTCGAAATCTTTCTTTTGAAAAATTTCACTTTCATGTTCACCCTTCGAATTAGAAACTATACCGTTTTTTATTACTTGAAGTCCACCACCTTGATAATAACCACTATGGTATATTCCAAATCGGATATTAATGCTATTGTCTTTAATCAGCCATAAACATAAAGAAAATATTTGAGCTGCACCATAATAATAATGAGTAAAGCCATTTTTATCGTTCATGAACTTTATATATTCTTCTTCGGTTCCAAACGATTTAGATTCTAATATTGGAGGATCAAAAATTAAAAAATAGCTACCTTCTTTAATTCTATTAGTGTGAAATGCACCAAATCTATATTGGAACTCATCATTTATAATCTTACCAGGAAGTATGTTCTTGTTATAAAAATCCATTAAACTATTACCCTGACGTTTAACTTCATAAGAAAAATCCTCATCTTCGCATTGAATAAAATCAATCGGAATAATATAATGACCCATTTTAAGATCCCCCTACTATATTTAATGACTTTTGATATAATAGGAGTAAGCAAATACCTAATATATCAAGAACCCACAGGGTGACAGCCCTCAATGTGGGTTCTTTTTTCATTATATCTCCTAAAATGGTAATTTTAAAATGTAAGCTATATTTTTTTAAAAATAAAAAAGACCAGTTTATAACTGCTCTACAGACTCATTTGTTTGTTCTGTTGTTTCATTTTCTTCCTCAGTTGTTGGTGGTGTAACAGGCTCTGTTGGTTCTTCCGCAATAGGTTCTTCTTTCACAGGAACAATTTGTTTTACATCGATTCTTGAGAAAATATAGTCACCAATTACAACTGTAATAGTATTACTATTGTTTAATTGTTCATTTAAAAAAATTGGATCATAATCGTTTGTTGTAATCTCAATTACTTTACCACCATTTGTATGAACCTCTACTTTTTTAGTGCCCTCCATATGAGAAATACTTAATGGAAGAATACGTTTCACATCGATACGTTGAATAATGAAATCACCAATCAATACCGTGATTAAATCATTACTATTTAACTGATCATTGAGTACTTGTGCATCGTACATTTCAGTTTGTATTTTATGTTTTAGTCCACCTTGTGTATGGATTTCAATTGTTTTCATTAGAAAGTTCCCCCTATACGTGATTGTATAAATAAACGTGAAATAATATTAGCATTTACTCGCCCTAATTTATCCGGTGTAATAGTTATCTCATGCCATTTATTACGCTCAATCTTCCCTCCGCCATCTTTCGATAGATAAGGGATAAGATTAACATTCTGTGCCGATGTAGAGTCCACAGGGACTATATTTCCATCTACCTTTACTGTTACTCTACTTGGTTTCTCTGATAGCTTGTATATCCCATGCTGAATATCATGCATATGATCAGGCAACGTAATTTGATGCGTATGATTAGGAATATTAATTTGATGCGTATGATCAGGGATATTTACCGTATGAGCATGATTAGGAACATCAAAATTATGAGTATGCGATGGTATAGTCACACTATGAATGTGCGATGGTATAGTTACTTTATGACTATGTGTAAAATAATTACCCGGAATAACTGTTTCATGTAGGTGATTCCCCCAATTCTCTGAACCTATACTATTTTCGGGAACTCCAGACATTAGATGTAATTCAGCAAAGGCTGATTGGGTTGTACTTTGGGTAGTCGCTCCACCGGAACTACTCGTTTGCGTAGAATTACCTCCACTTGCTGTTGATTTTGCAACCCCTCCACCACTACTAGAGGTTTGTGTACTCCCCCCACCAGATGATGTAGAATTAACCACTCCACCACCAGAACTTGTGGATTGTACCGTAGCCCCACCACCTTTAGTTGCCTTACTATA from Bacillus basilensis includes the following:
- a CDS encoding HEPN domain-containing protein, with the translated sequence MGHYIIPIDFIQCEDEDFSYEVKRQGNSLMDFYNKNILPGKIINDEFQYRFGAFHTNRIKEGSYFLIFDPPILESKSFGTEEEYIKFMNDKNGFTHYYYGAAQIFSLCLWLIKDNSINIRFGIYHSGYYQGGGLQVIKNGIVSNSKGEHESEIFQKKDFEKANEWFEFLSEYYFTEVDETEARKYNTYNNLSSDVSHNTNSFKRALSYLEQARSTSFLPAKIASYISVLENLFVVSDSNTYKTPERTAVFLGGTKEERSSNFKIVKDSYSVRSSYVHGSNISKRHNNNLPVISDDLDKVVRKVLIKFFTEFKHLNHSGNEHEKVNEYFVDLVLGGV